A region from the Syntrophales bacterium genome encodes:
- a CDS encoding alpha/beta fold hydrolase: MPSVIANGIQIEYDSFGDSSSPTLLLIMGGGSQMIYWEVEFCKLLAKNGLFVIRFDNRDIGLSTKFENAGIPDMIAAMRGEPVTPAYTLEDMADDAVGLLDALDIEKAHICGASVGGMIAQILSFRHPERVLSLTSIMSSTGNPELPQIKPDVLAEVYKPVPDGREAYIEHNVNMWRKLWSPGFPFDEKRLRALVAESYDRSYYPQGMARQSAAVLTHGYRKSSISSIKVPTLVIHGDKDPFMSVEGGKETAQLIPGAKLLIIDGMGHDMPKEAWPEIIDAISNHITHANGNNYR; this comes from the coding sequence ATGCCCAGTGTGATAGCTAACGGAATTCAGATCGAATATGATTCTTTTGGTGACAGTTCGTCTCCAACGTTGTTATTAATAATGGGAGGCGGGAGCCAGATGATTTATTGGGAAGTCGAGTTCTGCAAGTTATTGGCAAAAAATGGGCTCTTTGTGATTAGGTTCGATAATCGAGACATCGGCTTGTCGACAAAATTTGAAAATGCCGGCATTCCCGACATGATAGCGGCCATGAGAGGTGAACCTGTAACCCCGGCATACACTCTTGAGGATATGGCAGATGATGCTGTTGGTTTGCTTGATGCTTTGGACATAGAGAAGGCACATATCTGTGGTGCTTCAGTGGGTGGCATGATAGCCCAGATCTTATCGTTTCGGCATCCTGAGCGTGTCCTGAGCTTGACCTCTATCATGTCGAGCACAGGAAATCCTGAACTACCACAAATAAAACCGGATGTTTTAGCTGAGGTATATAAACCTGTTCCGGACGGACGCGAAGCGTATATTGAACACAACGTGAATATGTGGCGCAAGCTCTGGAGTCCTGGATTTCCTTTTGACGAAAAGCGATTGCGGGCTCTCGTGGCCGAGAGCTATGACCGTTCTTATTACCCGCAAGGCATGGCACGTCAAAGCGCGGCTGTTCTTACCCATGGTTATAGAAAATCATCTATTTCATCGATAAAAGTCCCAACGCTCGTAATACATGGAGATAAGGACCCATTCATGTCAGTGGAAGGGGGCAAGGAAACAGCGCAGTTGATACCCGGCGCAAAACTGTTGATAATTGATGGAATGGGTCATGACATGCCAAAAGAGGCTTGGCCGGAAATAATCGATGCTATTTCTAATCATATAACGCACGCTAACGGAAATAACTACAGATAA
- a CDS encoding amidohydrolase family protein, producing the protein MEADSGRIDVYCHSMTPAYREAIASLGPTIRTPQWSPQGTVDFLDRHGSVAAVLSLSVLGVHNGDDAEARKLAVRCNDEAAEFVARQPQRLGDFATLPIPDVDGVCEEAGRALDVLKLDGIGLLSSYGGKYLGNPLFDPLLEALDKRSMVVLIHPNNPFGAIDMAGQKINWVFRA; encoded by the coding sequence ATGGAAGCTGACAGCGGACGGATTGATGTATATTGTCATTCGATGACCCCGGCGTATCGCGAGGCGATCGCCTCGCTGGGACCAACTATCCGGACGCCGCAGTGGAGCCCGCAGGGGACCGTCGACTTTCTGGACCGGCACGGCAGCGTCGCTGCAGTGCTGTCGTTGTCGGTACTGGGGGTTCATAACGGCGATGATGCGGAGGCGCGTAAACTTGCCGTCCGCTGCAACGACGAGGCGGCGGAATTCGTCGCCCGGCAGCCGCAGCGCCTCGGAGACTTCGCTACACTGCCTATTCCGGACGTGGACGGGGTTTGCGAAGAGGCGGGCCGGGCCTTGGATGTGTTGAAGCTCGATGGGATCGGGCTGCTGTCCAGTTACGGCGGCAAGTATCTCGGCAACCCGCTGTTTGATCCGCTCCTGGAAGCCTTGGACAAACGCTCCATGGTGGTCTTGATTCACCCCAATAACCCTTTCGGCGCCATAGATATGGCAGGGCAGAAGATCAACTGGGTGTTCAGAGCCTGA